The following is a genomic window from Fusarium oxysporum Fo47 chromosome IV, complete sequence.
GCATCCAGTTTCCGACTCCCTCTCCTTCCCCTGTTTGTGAAAGACTTCCATAAGTCCGGTTTACAGGCGCCTTCGAGCCCTGTATTTACTCTCTGTTCACTTCTGTGACAGTTAGGCCGTTCGGTTGTCCGTAGCATTCAGTCTCGCCTCTCCTTTCTCTCTCACCCCCTATCTTCCTCAATAATGGCTACCACTATGGACCACACAGCCACCATCGACGAGATCCTCCAGGCTTTCGTGGTAAATCAATCCACCTAGGAGGCTGAATTGAGCAGTTACTatgagctcaaggacaaAACCATCACCCTCGACCAACCTCGCAAGAGAGAGCTCAAGAACCAGAGCGATACAGTCGATGGCTATGCCAATGCTTGTCTTGAGGCCCAGATCGCGCTCCTTGATCGCATCGGAAACTCGTAAGTTTACCCCTATCTATCATGACATAGCACCTTCTGACGATGTCTGTAGACCATGGACCAGCCTGTCTGAGAGTGTCCAGAACGTCTTGAGCATCAAGATTCCCGGATCAGAGTACTTGGTTCTGAAAGTCCAATTCGGAGTAGAGGATCTTAAAGCACTCCCTATTGCAACTCCGGCCAGACCTCAAACTGGTTCTGCTTACGTGACGCCACTAAGTATGACCTCCCAGGACTTATACCATGTATATTAAATCTAACACTTTTAGGCCAGGAACTTCCGCAAACCGGCCAGCATGCAGAGTCTCCTGGTACCGCAGATAGGGGCTCTGTCAAGCGAAAGGCTGCACCTCTTCTTTCGGAAGCCCTTGGTTCTCTTCCAGACCTCTTCAAGAAACCACGCCTCAGTGGCCCGGACGATGACTTTTTCCCCAGCGACGACGAAGTCCCAGTAGATCtcgttgacgacgatgacgcTGCCGCTGCTACCGTCGAGTGTCTTACACAAGCAGTCGATGATCAAGGCTTTATCCGCATCGGCCCGCAACCAATGAAGCCTCAATTATTGGTTCGATCATATCCAGAGGAAAAGGCAAATCGCTTCATCAAAAAGGCTGTTCGTCGCAATCACAGGGTCACAGACTCTCGCTTTCCCAACTCGAATGCAGACCGTCTACAGCTCGCCGCTACCAAGCTGGCTAGAGAACTTTCGGGCCTTATGATTAAGTCCAAGACTGGCTGGGTTAAGCTACTCTGTGACTACACCGGCCTCCCGATGTCATGGGCTCCTGGACCACGATCTCCCTCCTTAGAGTCTATATACCCAGTGGTCAAATTTGAGGGTCATATTGAGTATCACGCACCTCCAAATGGGTGTCTCATTATGTCTTTTATAAACTGGGCAAAGGGACAACACCTTTCGATTGCTCTTCCCTTGGTTTCTGTCTGGCTCAACGCATACCAAGAGCCGAACTTCAACTCTCAGCAACGACGATGTGTTTGGGCCTTCAATGCACTCTCAAACGCGATGATTATGACTCGGACTTTTCAAACTATGGGCTCACACGAGGATCAGATTAGGCGCTGGAACAGGTTGGGAGTTGATGAACAACGTGCTATCCTTGAGATGCAACGAACAGGCACAAGGGTACCTGAGGCCGAGCGCCTCCTTGAAGCAGCCAGTGAGGATTCTTTATGGGACCCAACATACAACGGTGTCTCTGCCGGACTCAACTTCCACGGATCCTCTATCTACAGGAACCTCAAACGTATCGCCGAATCAAAGGGCATCACAACCTTTGAGTTTGAGTACTACTGTACCGTACTCTCTTCCGGCCGAATCAGGCAAAGAGTCTTCTATCCGTTTCATATCCTCTCAAGGCCCCAAGCTGAGAGCATCGGGTGGGATTGGCATATTCTGTTCCAGATCTGTCGGGACATGCTCAAAAAGATGCGAAAAGAATGTAACAAGCACGCAGAGAAAGCAGGCCACGGAGAGGCTCATGTAGATGCGGTCCGACTTATCTACTGGATGGGAACCTGGGTTTGCGACCAGATCAGTCGTCTCAAAGCCGAAGAGTCCGACAAGGAAGAGATCGCGTTCTCCTTGATGCTTGATCGCTGGGGGTTACCTATTGTCCCTTGGGTTTCGCATATCCTTCGAGTCTCACTTTGCAAGAAACAAGATCACGGAATTGCAATGGTTTTTGGTATTGAAGACGCCCCTGGCTTTGATCCTGTACAGCATATTGATCTTACTCGTGCCACCGTTACTCTAGACACGGGCTTTACAAACATGGCAATGAGGAACTTTGATGCTGGCTCTTGGGATAATCTCCGAGCAATCCTTATGCAGGTACCTCTGCATCACCCTTTCTGGAAGGTTGATCTATCTCTTGGGGATAGCGTCTGGGCAGGAGAATGGGACAGGTCGATTCAGCCTCAGGCGCCTACTCCTGAGTTCCAGGCCAACCTTTTGTCGATCGAGGCATGGGTTGATGAACAGCCCAGAGATCCCTTCGCTTGCGCATACTGTGGCCAGACATTTAACAGTGCCGGTCGATTGGTCGAGCATTCCCGAGGGTGCTCTAGAGGCATTCAGGATGAACAAGAAGCACCAAACCTCGGGCAAGACAATGCCGATCAAGAATACTGGGACAGCATACACAAATGTGATATTTGCGGTCGGGCATTCGCACAGGCTGACTATCTCACGGCGCACAAGAGAACACATACTGGGGAGAAGCCCTTTAAGTGTGATATTTGCGGTCGGGCATTCGCACAGGCTCAATATCTCACAGACCATAAGAGAACACATACTGGGGAGAAGCCCTTTAAGTGTGATATTTGCGGTCGGGCATTCGCAACGTCTCAACCTCTCATAGCCCATAAGAGAACACATACTGGGGAGAAGCCCTATAAGTGTGATATTTGCGGTCGGGCATTCGCAACGTCTCAACCTCTCATAGCCCATAAGAGAACACATACTGGGGAGAAGCCCTATAAGTGTGATATTTGCGGTCGGGCGTTCGCACAGAAGGCCGGGCTCAATAGACACAAGATGGTACATACTGGGGAGAAGCCCTGTAAGTGCGATATTTGCAGTCAGTCATTCTCACAGCCTGGTGATCTCAAGCGACACAAGAGGACACATACTGGGGAGAAGCCTCATAAGTGTGATAGTTGCGGTCAGTCATTCGCACGAGCTGGCAATCTCAAGGTACACAAGAGGCTACACACCGGGGAGAAGCCTTATACGTGTTCTTGCGGCAAAGCATTTGCAGATGATTCTAATCTTACAAAGCATAAGAAGAGTTCCAACCACTGATATGAGTGTTGTCAGGGTTCTTTTGGTACGGCAGAAAGGTGATGAAGACTTCAatgagcaagaagaataGTAGATTCAGATGTTTGCTAGTCAACCAAAGATTCCTTTACTCCATGTTTGCAAAATAGACTGTTCATTACATGACTCTTTTCATGACATCGCGCCTACAACGCCAAGCCCCAAGAAACCCACCGACATTTCTCTAAATGATGCAGATATGTACGTTCATGTCGTCTAAAGCTCCGTCCTCCGGCTCGACGTGGTTGTCGCAGCTGCACCATTCCTCTTCGCTTTAGTTCCCGCCAACTTGGGCATGAAGTCCTGGATACCCATCCAGTCCACCACGAACGCAGTGGTGATCCTCGCCCAGTCACGCACGGTTGGAAGATCGAGGTGCTCACCATCGTCTGTGATCTCGTGCCACACATCGGGGAAGGGCGATGGAATGAGATGCAAGATGTCGACGCCGCGCTGCATGAAAGGTCGGTGATCATCGTCAATATAGCTGCGAGTGAATCGATTGGCTGTTTTGTTGCCATCTGGGAGGAAAGGAAATCTGGGCTTGGTCTCGAGGACATTGAGCTGTCGCATGCGCTTCTCAAGACCCGCCATGGCTCGGTATGCCCAGTGGGTTGTAAGGAAGTAAGAGGGAATAGTAGGGTCCGCGGATCCTAAAAGATCGAGAAGAACAAACAGACTGATAGAGTCCAGAGGAGTCCTGTAAGTTGCAGTAGATCCATGGAACTGATATTCCCATTCCTCAGCAAGTGATCTTGACACCAAGTTAGTCAATCCTTTGGCTCGTAGTTAATTGCACATTTAACATACCTGGCTCCATAAAGCGAGTCCTCCTCCGTCCAATGCTTGAATGCCTCTTCGCCATCTAGAAAGATAATCTGGATTCCCTGGGTCTCCTCAAGCCCATCTTCCGCAGATCCATCCTTCTGCATCTTGTCCCACTTCGCAGTGAGCGCATCCTCAATGCTCCTCGCGACATGCATCAACATGGCACATGGCGCTGCGCTGTCGATTGCGCCAATGAATCCCTCAGGCTCATATTTACTATCGTAGTGCGCAACCAGCGTAAGTCGACTAACGTCTCCGTTCTGCGCCCAAGGGGGGTCTCTTCGAAAGATGAGATTGGAGAATGGGATCTGCTTGTTTCCGTGTACAGGTGTCTTTGAAGTCGAATTCTGCATTTCGAGTTTCCATTCGGGAAGATTTtccttgaagaactcgacAAAGTGTTTCTGGGCACGCCGTTGACCCTCAGTGCCAGGCACACGAGGAATCAGGATAGGagcaagaagcttgccatccttgataTCGAAATCGTCGCCGGGCGAAGGAATGTTCTCGAGGGTTTCATCTGAAAGTGTCATGGACTCGGCGACCGTCGATAGGAGCAGGCAGACAAAGACGAGAAGCTTTGCAAGGAATGACAATTGCGATAGCGGTCGAGGCATTGTCGAAGATTCAGCCATGGATGGGAAGACACCAATAAATACTACTCTAAACCAACAAGAAGCGGGTTTTGGTTCGGGTTATCGTGGGGCGCAAAACTAGCTCATTCCGTCTGGAGGATCAGAGTAATCGTATGATAAATGCGCAAAAGTTCAGCTGTGGCAGTGAGCGTGGACGTTGCGAACAAAGACAGAGCAGAATCAAGCAAACAAATGCTTCGTGTCAGGAGTTAAACCTCTCTCGCCAGCCCATGCAAGGGATGAGGATAAGGCCAGGTACGACAAGAAGGATGTGGGGAGGAAAATAGTAGGTACTTCACCCAGGCCCAATACCGCAGGCGAATCTTTGTACCTTGACACAATACTCCGGCCACAACCCCATATGCGTGTGGCAATAGAGGTCAAAGCTCACATTATTCTCCGTTAATTGTTTGTTTTTTTCTCTACAACAATGCTAAGCCTCAGGCCCATTACGTGTTATGCGTTCTATGAAATGGATCTGGACTTCATGTTGGCCCTTCAGCAGCTATAAACGATATTGGTCCGAAGCCCCCTGTTAGCTCTCGGTAGAAGACGACTTTTCGATGTGCACAACAGGCGCGGGGGAGGACGGGAAAGGACCCTTTAAACTATGGTCGAACAACCAGGGGTCGGGTTATTATAGTTGCAATGGTCAACCCTCATTGGTTCCCGGCTATAAAGGATCTGAGAGGGGCGTTTGATACGGATAAATCACACTGAACGTATTTGTTAAGTTGGACACGTATTATTTTCACTGGGCTACACAGATCCAGATATACTGTAGTCATTATGTCCATTCTCTTAACCATGCTGCGCTGCTGTAGCCTGAATAATACGGAAGATCTCGTTGATCATGCCTAAGCCTGGCGTGTAAGTCAGCCGTAGCAAAGGCTGGAACACATCATTCCAGAGACACTGAAATTCGACACAATGCCATTGATGCTGAAACCTCCAGTGAGGAAAGGTATGGAGTTGTGTGACCTAGCCATTTATCGTTAGTTCAGATCTAGACGTTGTGCTTCACATTAAATAGGCATTGTTGGGAGCTAGCTTGGAAACCATTTCTCCCAGCAGCTCTCCCAACCCAATATATACGAGAAACTGACAAGCAGCAAGCAAGATTTCTCGTAACTCTCTACCATAAGTTCCTGCAGCATCCATCATCTGAAGCTAACGCAGGCTACGTCATCCCGTTAACCCCACGTTTCTAAAATGTTGTGAAGCCCCTCATAAGCAACACAGATCAGACAACAGTAAAGGTTTCATGAGATTAGTATGGACGGCGATGAATAATGCATCTGAAATGTTGAAGCTTCTTATTGATTTGGCTTGCGCCCTATGCGTCAAAGCCGGGGCCTATCCAAAGACAGTCTCTAACACCATCATCTACATATACTCCTCATTTATATCTATTACAATGAATATACCCCAATGGTTGTTGACGTGATACAAGACCCCTTAGTATCCTAGCGTCATGAAGAATGCGAGAAACCCGCAAGTAAACACCAAACGCCCTCGTCATGCTTTGATTCTTCGCTCTGTATTGCGACACCAGTATTTTTTGTACCATGATCTCTCTCCAAAATCCTGCGCCTCTCTGGGTGGATTATTATTTATGTCATTTCAATCTATCAGAGCTTGACAGAACAAAATTGCTCGGCCAGAACGGCTAGTTCCGGCTTAGTGCAGCTTGTTGGCAGCCTGTGCCGCCTTGTTGGCgatctgcttctccttgggaATGGTGAGGGCATTGATGCCGAGGTAGTTGCAGATGCTGGTAACAACGAGCCACGCCCAGCGGAAATAGACAACCATGGAAAAGAGAAGATAGGCCCACAGGTAGAAGAGTTCGAATTGGGCGCTGACCTGAGGGAGTCCAAATCGAGGCATGTTTCCGAGGAACGCACCACCAATAAGAGGGTATAGCATAACGGTCCACCAGGGGAAAGGTTGGCGAGTCAAATGGGCGAGAATAATCTTAGTGGTCAAGCGGCCAAAGACGAAtgacatgatgaagcagaaaAGCATGAGGTGGTTCTCCTTCATGATGGTACTGTAAGGAGAGAAGACCCAGGCGGCGATGGAAACAGTGAAGACGGCCATGGGAATCCACTCAAGGAACACAGGAAGAATGGGCTCTCCCCTAGACTTGCGAGCCTTGGCAACGTTGAGCACACAGAAGGGGATCTGTGTAAAGACGAGGGAGCCAATGATCAGGCCAATCCAGATATCTCGGAAAGTCGTCTCGCCAAGGAGCTCAGCAAGACCAGGTAGAGTATCCTTGATGCCATTAGCCAGCGGAATGGTCCAGATGCCGGGTCCCCAAATGCCAGACATGATCATAATTGTACAGGCAATAAGGATGCCTTCTGTAGGACCGTTGATAACGCCGAGGAAGAGAGTATGCGTGTGGTAGGTTTCCCAGGTCGAGAAAAACATGGGCAGGCATGGGCATAGAGCGGTGATGATGCCAGCTGGAGAGGTACCAAGACCCATGGCGGCAGTTTCGAGCAGACTGGCGAGTGTGCAGTTCAAGGAGTCGATACCGTGATCGAAGAGTTCGCCGAGGCCGCTTGAGGTTCCAGTTCGTCGAGCTTGCTTTCCGTCGAGGTTATCCATCGTTTGGTACATGAAGAGGCCAAAGGCAAAGCTGAAGTAAAGCCATGAAGGAGCCTGCAACATCACTTGCGATTAGTACGCCACTCCAGAGACATGGAAAGGCTCCCACATACCGGTCCAACGAGATCAGGCATCCAGATTGCACAGAAAGCAACATTTATCAGGATGAAGCAGAAACCCAAGAGGGTCACCATGTTGGGAGCAATCCATAGTGGTAGGAGGTTGACAGAGGCATTCCACTACATGACGACAAAGACGCGTTAGCTATCACGAGCTCCCAGAAAATAACTTGGCAGGCAAGTGGTGTCGAGCTCGACGAGACGGTAATTGTCAAGACAAAAAAGTAAAACAGAGTTTAAAAAAATGCGCAAAAGAGAGCTGAAGACATAGGCAATACATACGAAAGGACCAAGAACGTATTTCGAGACTGGCGACAGGTCGACGCTTGAGTACTTGTATGACTTGAAGTGCACCAGTGCGTCATCAGAGATGCACTCGGCAACATTCTTTTCTGCAGGGCCGCAACGTTAGTGGTCAACGGTCTTCTTTGTAATACCCCATGGAACTCAGGCGTTCAAAGagtttccttttcttctcagACTTACTCGTATTAGGAGCCATATTCGTACCGTCAGGGTCGGTGGCCGTTGGATTGTAAAGCGGAAGTGTCTCGCTTGTAGACATGGTGGAAGAGAGGGgccggaggaggaggggcaAAAATGGGGGACTCTTTTAAAAAGGGAACGAAGGGGAAGGTAGAAAAAAATAAAGACGTCGGTAAAAACGCCTAAACAATCGGACCTGCAGCGACGGCGGGCACGCGCAATAGTGACTTGCAGCAGGACAGGGCAAGGTATATCCGCCAAGAGGCCTGCAAAATGGATGATTGATCCTCGGCTCTCTTCCAAGGCGGTATTATCCTAACAGACGCGGGCGGCGCGGCACGTGGGCGGGAAGAGAAAGGTAATCCAAGAACAAGCGTGACAGGTTTTCTCTTATCGACAACGGTAGATGAATTGGATCTCAAGCCAAGGTTATGTGTGGCGGACCTGATTTGCGAAGACGACCGGGAGGGCTGAGACAGAGTTAAACAGCCAAGAATAGCGGTGAAGAGTCTgataaagaattaaatatGTTGATGAACAGTTACGGCCAAAGAGTGTTTTTTTGcagttgaagaaaagaagggaCTGAAAAGGTTTAAAGGGGCAGGTTTTGACAGCTCAAGGCTAGGACTCGAAATTGGAATTCAAACTCCAACTCGTACTGGTGTCGTCGTACGTCGAGCCCCTGGATCGTAAACCGCAAAGCCCCTGCTAACACCAGCGATCCGATCCACTAGAGGTCTCCGCTTACAGGGTAAACACGCATCTAAAATTGGGTAATTAGCGGCTCATTCATTTGAAGGCTCCAACCATCAACTTGACAGCTAACGAAACAGGTCGACTTTGACGGCCCCTTTCTTGTGAGACTCGAGAACAATAGCAGGTTCCTTGAGCATCCCCACGTAGTACTCTCACTTGCACAGTGACCTCAGCAGGCTCAGCCCTGTCAAAAGGTGTGCCAGCCATGTCTGCTCACGAGGAGGAGCTCGCATAGACAGCTCATCATGAGATTGTTTCGACATTATTTGATCCGTCTTAGCCGTTGGTGCCGAGGCGAGGGGTGAACTAACGCTACGAATCAATGGCGCATGAATAGAATGATTTTCACATGCCCTTCTAGGCTCGTGAGCGCGTGAGCGCCAACAAAAAGAATACGAGCCTCTCATTCAAATGCAATTGGCTGGAATGGATGCTAGTTGGAGAACAAAACTTACATCGCGGCAGTTTTGTTGATCCGATAGCCCGGTACACGTCTAAGGGTCTTGAAATCCGGAATGTGGAGTGAAGATCGACTGACGCTGGCTGTgatctcctccaactctgGGAATCCTTGAACCGACAACGACATGTCTCGATAGGCCACTGCTTGTTTCATGCATCAGGATATCACACTGGCTTCAAATTTGTCGTCAGAGGTTTCTGGTGGTTCAACTGCTTGATTGCAGTCAACGACATGTATTTCGTCCTGTTCTACCACCTATTCCCATCTCTTCGTCCCTTCGACATTAACGATATTAATGATGTAAAAGGGCAACCCCTCAAGTTGAATCATAAAAAGAATATCCCACCATAAAAGACAACCAAACACCTAGACGTCCAAGGCTTCAAAGGAATGTAGGAGCAATAAACACAAGAGAACAGAAGCAATGCAGTAATCTCTTTGGCAGCCCGGTCGCCAAACTCAGGAAACTGTCAAGCATCACCAGAAACTCAGAACATGGCGAACCCAGCGAAAATGGTGCTCAGGACAATAGTCAGGCCCCATGTGCGCCCAGCCTCAATGACGGCGGCGCCGTTGgtctttgttgttgttgagctgTCTGAGTTGTCACCGCCGTCGCCTCCTGGGGTGCCAGTGTAGACAACATTGGGATCGTCAGTAGCGCTGGCTGTCGCTTTGACGGCAGCCGTGTCGGTAGCGGTGGAAGTCGTGTTGTACTTCTTGGGGTTGCTGGCACCGCATGGGTGGTTCTGGCGGCAGTCAGAAGCGCAAGAGGCACTGCCCTTGCAGTCCTCGACACATTGATTACCCCATTCCTGGCATACGTAGAATGGTAGGGTCAGGGAGTATTCAGACACGTTGGGTTGCTTGCCGTCGCCGCAGATGCAACCGTATGTAAGGGTTTTCTGGACGAAAGAGGTTAACAGTTGTCAACGAAGCCTAGATAACGAAACTTACAGGATCACACTCGTTGACCTTGGTATCTCCCTTGCTAGTCTGCCCGCAAATCATAGGGCAGGTTTCTATTTCGTTCTGGCACCAAACACCTGGTTATGTATTAGACCCTGCACATCAAAATAATCGGCGTTAGATCTTTACTCACGGCGTTGAGACAGGGGTACACTCTCGGGGTCAATAACATAGTCGGCGTTGACAACGGCAATGGCTGAGGCAGCAACGGCCAGAACGGTTGTTCGGAGAGAAGGCATTATTGTGACGTATTTGTGTCTTGTATGAAAACTAGCTGTGTTGGATACGATGAAGGTATGTATGTGGTTGATACGTATGCGAAGCCCAAAAAAAGTTCGTAAACGGTGAAGATTGACGAAAGGTATGGAGTTTCTTTGGCCGGGGGTCAGCGGTTTTATTCACTTATATTCCAAGTCTCTCTCTTTCCCATAATGAGGAGATTGCTTGTGCTCTGTGGGAACGAGAGGTATGGAGGATGCTATCACTAAGACAACCGGGGCAAGACCCGTAGACTCGGACGATGTTTGACTTACAGATTAAGAACAAGGTATGTGAGTGATGATCGACGATTTGATAAAAGTACgagcaaaagaagaataaagcATTAAGATGACGAGTTAACGACTGTTGAGAATCAAGACCAAGTCTGATATAGCGAGTGTATCAAAAGCAGGTGGTGAGagaagaggacgatgaagaaaAGGTCGAGGAGGTCCGAGACATTTCAATGACAGACAACCCCCGGCTATATGGGTATGGATGCATGGATGGATACCTCTCTGCCTTAGGTCCAGATACCTACCGCCGGGCTACAGCGTCAAAAGAAATGATCCGTAGCAAAAGCTGAGGCGAGACCCGAGCCTGGGCGACATCATGACCACAGACGGTGGACAAAGTAGTACCAGTAGCACCAATTTTCGCAGAGTGAACAGGGGACTTTAGGAGCAGCACAGCGGCATTGGGCTTAGCTCTAACATATCCCAGCAGCAATGAGACTTTATTTGCTCCATATCGTCCACCACTCGGCGCATTTTGTGCCCAGGAGGTCCCGGAATACTCTGGAGGCTAGGCCCGATAGACTCAACTAGTGCGGTTCGCCGCTTAAGCTTGGGCTTTTTAGGGCGGTCTGGGGAGGCTTTGGCTcgcttggtgttggtgcaCCATGACCGTAATCTCCAAGGCCCTTGGTTTTAAGAGCCGTGATTAAAAGGAGTCAATAGTATTATCGATAATGTTCTTGTTACAGCAGCCCGGTCTGTGATCTTCAGAAGATCCTAATGGAGATCTCTTCAGTTGACTCGACGCTACCGTGCTCTCGTCAGATGTCGGTGATGCCCCATACTCGCCATCATGGGCATACGAGTGGAGGTCGTCCTTCGTCTCCTCTCAACCGCATCGTCCAGAGCTTGGCTTTGTGGCGGGCGCGAACGGTTGACTACTACAGACTCCACATCTAGTAGTCGTGAAGCGATATGAGACCACTGCTGCACATTTGTTATGATGGTCTTGTCATTGTGCACCACTGAGTGTATCTTGAACCACGCGAACGACGCGCTCTAGTTGGTGGTTGAGGTCGCTCACAACATGTACGAGCCCACTATGATCACGTCGGAGTATTCTTTACGGACGATTGGCCACTCGGATGCAAGAATGGTGGCCAACTGTTCCCATAAAGGGTAACTCTGTTCGGTGCTAGGCATCTGGACCAGCCAACAACCTTCGTA
Proteins encoded in this region:
- a CDS encoding CDP-alcohol phosphatidyltransferase-domain-containing protein; amino-acid sequence: MSTSETLPLYNPTATDPDGTNMAPNTKKNVAECISDDALVHFKSYKYSSVDLSPVSKYVLGPFWNASVNLLPLWIAPNMVTLLGFCFILINVAFCAIWMPDLVGPAPSWLYFSFAFGLFMYQTMDNLDGKQARRTGTSSGLGELFDHGIDSLNCTLASLLETAAMGLGTSPAGIITALCPCLPMFFSTWETYHTHTLFLGVINGPTEGILIACTIMIMSGIWGPGIWTIPLANGIKDTLPGLAELLGETTFRDIWIGLIIGSLVFTQIPFCVLNVAKARKSRGEPILPVFLEWIPMAVFTVSIAAWVFSPYSTIMKENHLMLFCFIMSFVFGRLTTKIILAHLTRQPFPWWTVMLYPLIGGAFLGNMPRFGLPQVSAQFELFYLWAYLLFSMVVYFRWAWLVVTSICNYLGINALTIPKEKQIANKAAQAANKLH
- a CDS encoding uncharacterized protein (expressed protein), translating into MLKKMRKECNKHAEKAGHGEAHVDAVRLIYWMGTWVCDQISRLKAEESDKEEIAFSLMLDRWGLPIVPWVSHILRVSLCKKQDHGIAMVFGIEDAPGFDPVQHIDLTRATVTLDTGFTNMAMRNFDAGSWDNLRAILMQVPLHHPFWKVDLSLGDSVWAGEWDRSIQPQAPTPEFQANLLSIEAWVDEQPRDPFACAYCGQTFNSAGRLVEHSRGCSRGIQDEQEAPNLGQDNADQEYWDSIHKCDICGRAFAQADYLTAHKRTHTGEKPFKCDICGRAFAQAQYLTDHKRTHTGEKPFKCDICGRAFATSQPLIAHKRTHTGEKPYKCDICGRAFATSQPLIAHKRTHTGEKPYKCDICGRAFAQKAGLNRHKMVHTGEKPCKCDICSQSFSQPGDLKRHKRTHTGEKPHKCDSCGQSFARAGNLKVHKRLHTGEKPYTCSCGKAFADDSNLTKHKKSSNH